The Vitis vinifera cultivar Pinot Noir 40024 chromosome 7, ASM3070453v1 genomic interval ACACTAAAATCATCTCGACTATTTTCTAGCAGTGGTGATGGCGCATACTTGTTATTCTCTTTGCTTGTTTCTCGGTTCATACTAGATGGTCTTGCACCAAAGCCACCCCTGTCATTTCCAACTTCTTGGGAGCTAAATCCGCCTTTTGGAAGTGGGGAAGAAGTTCTCCAAGAGTTTCCTTCATAACCATCTCTACTTGGAGTTCTTACATAACCATCCCTACTGGGAGTTCTTACATCTCTGCCATAAGGGTCCAATTTAGGGACTTCACTGGAATAAACCTTTCCAGCTTCATTGTCACGCTGACCCCATCTGTCAAAAACATTATGAGCTGGTTTGTGTGGTAAAACACCACTCCTGGGCATATCAAAGTCTCTATCCCAATAGGCTTCAGTTTTAGAAAAGCCATGATCTCTAGCCCGCTCTGTGAATCCATGACCTGTATCACGTTCATCATCAGCCCAATCAGATCTCGGGTTCAAACGAACTAGAGGTAATGGACCAGGAAAGTAATCATCCTGCTTCCTAGTTAGCTCAGTTTTGCAGGAACTGCCCAAGCCATGACCTTCACGATTCGCATTCAACCTATTGCCATCATTATGATGAGAAGGTTGCACCTGAGGTCGCATGTCAACAAGCAAGCTTAAATGGTCACTTTCCCTCTGCTCATTAGATAACTCCTCACTCAGAACATGCTTCTGTTTCTGATTTTGACCATCCTTTGGCTTCTGTGCAGGTCCAGATGTGGTAGGCAAAGCGGCCTGCAATGAAGGAAAATCCTCACCCCTCAGAACCACAGCTTTCTCCACGGACGGAAAAGCTCGAGATGCAGCAGATATTGGGGGCACCAGTGTGCCTGATCGAGCAGAAGGAGGCATATAAACACCACTCCCCCTAGTCACCCCATCTACACTATGCAGACCCTGGTCCACACTGTCAACTGCCTGAGCTTCActtcctgatctgccaaataAGTGATGATCACCTCCCCCATCTTTCTCTTGCAGGGCAACAGTCCCCGGCTTTGTCCATCCCATTCCAGAAGAAGTGGGTCTAGACCCATTACCTGAACCGCTGCCACCCGATTGCCCACTACCCAAACCTGAAGAATCGAACCGCTCATGCTCCTTCCTCAGAGAAGGCAGATTCAAGGGGGGTGGAACAGAAAGCTTCGGCCCAATCTTCTGCATATTCCGAGACCTCGATAGCACCACCATCCCTCCGCCACCACCATGACTACCAGTTCGAGTTCTGTTGGATCCATAAGAGCTCTGATGAGGTGGATGAGGAGGCTGACCATATGATTTGTTTAAATTCACTGACACAAACTTGCTCCCGACTCCATGATTGGCCATCGCACAATCCCACCCGAACTCTTCTCTTCGCGGCGGATCCCAATCTCCGCCAACGcatcaaaaccctaaccctaattttattttcacgTTAAATTGCCGTACCAAATCCAATCAACAGATCTCGCAGTAATTGATCAAAAATTAAAACCCTAGAAACTCCTCTCCAACTCCAACCCTGATCAACAAACAATAAAATGAAATCACCAATAAAAACCCATCTCCGTTGCaagatttgatttaaaaaaaaaaccaataaattaaaaaaaatgatgaaactCAAATATGATCATTTGCGTCATTGAGGTTTGGACGCGTTTACAACTTATacgaaaataaattaaaaacaaaaataaaaacacaaacgAAAAAACGTGGGATGGAGAGCTGACCTTTGGTAAGCGGAAGATCCGATGGACGGCGGCGATTAACCTGCGCCGTTGAGGAATGAATATGGGAGGAGTGACAACGTCAGAGAAGCCCTACTCTAGCCGGAGtagaagagagagaaactttATTAGAATTTAGAACTATACGAGCCTCCTTCCCTTTATTTTTCTGTATTTCTAATTACCTCCctatatttctctattttttgaattttgtgtcCACCACGTCAATTATCCATGTCTCGCGCTCGCGTTTCTTCATTCCTAGTATTTATTTAGGACGACATTTTTAAGGTTTTAGAATAATCAAATCTTATTTTACGTGGAATGGTAAGATAGTAAATActatatcttaatattttatatctaatttCTTTACTAATAACCTCATAGCATGTCCAATAACATTCACTATAAAGAGAcgtttattattaattaaatcgAATGCAATAATATAATCTCTTTCAAGATTCCGGATCACCTTAAATTGTAGCTTGTTTTGACGTAATTTCAATTcactaaaattataattaaaatataattaattaattaattaacaattatttctaagtgttttttttttttgtatttttttatgatgtgTAAATATAAAAGCATATCGAGCGTATTTAAAATCACATTtgacacaaaataaataaataaattatattaaggTTATATTTTGTCAGagtaaaataatagaaaaaataaagaaaatatatattttttaaagatatttttaataaataaattataataaaaatatacaatttctcaggtattttcaatttttatcttataaattttgttattattcaaaaatataacatgtaatagataagaaataagataacaaatcatattttatatttggttaatgggtataatgaatttttttttatattattttatgatatattcaataaaacataaaataggataagtggATACTATATTATTCACCCTTGCTCTTACTTATGTAttataaagttatttttcattaatgtttttatattaccaaatttataaaataaaaaattgtgattaagattttaaatttataattaaaaaacaagaactaaaaaaaatatttataaaaaacattataaaataatactaatatatatgaagttttttatatatattgtataaaattatataaagtttttattcatagatttgaaatatttcaatcgtgaatattattaataaataacaaattaattatttactaaattttaaattattaaaaaataaataaataccattAGACATtagataaatttcatttttttattcgttttacaaactaaatatgatataataaaaaattaaatttatgacactatataaatatataaacaaatttttttatattatataagtaCGAGTTATTCTCAACTTTACAAATGTGTTTTGAAGCTACGAGAATCCCTATGAGCCATGTATGAGGGTTTGCTGGAATGAAGTAATTTATATTGCATGACATTCTTATAAATTGATGTATTAATATATATGGTTTGGTTATAataccttatatatatatttttttcttatactaGTAGAAAATGTACTATCAATCAAGGGTGTTATGTATGTATACATTTTTAAGTTCTCGTGTACACGagtgtatttattttatagcttaGATCCCATCATATGAATTCAATAATACAAATTGTTGgtttcataaatattattatgatattttaatatttttttataacatacaATATAATATTAATGTAGATATAAATTGGATATTgtttgaaatcatttttattaaagcgaatttaatttatacatttttgaaaataaattttaaaagaatatccCTTTAaatgactttttaaaaattttaaaatattaattttttttttattaaatatctttttatttatttatttatttatttttgttttgcaatTGCTAGGCTTCCCAAACGGATTTAAGTATTCCGGGAGGCTactcaagaaagaaagaaatagaagcCTGGTAAGGCATTTTAACAAACAGGTGTGGGGACGGAGTGAAAGTGAGAGAAAGGTCAGAGGACATGGGGATAGACGCTGCTGAAGCTTCATCGCCTCTCTCCCCTTCCCCTTCTCATTCCAGGCAAGTCGAATCAttgattctttctttttacaCTCCTCTAATTTGTATATAACTTACAATTATAACTAATATTGCTGCATTTGTTTCTCTTGCAGTCAACAACGCCACTTCTACGTAGCCGTCGACAGACCCCAGTTCAAAATGGTACTCTTCGAATTTCATCCTATATTATTTCCCAATATTTTTGGGTACCTTTCTGTCTGTATTTATACATATGTAAGTGAtttgaagaacaaaattttGGAGATGTGAATTGGCAGGAGACATTGGTGGATCTGTTGGAGCTGGCAAGTCATCGTCCGTGCCTGCCGATAGCGGTGTGCTGTAGCTCCCGAGACGAGCTTGATGCGGTCTGCTCGGCCGTCTCCAAccttcccttcatttctttggCCTCTCTGGTATTGCTTTGCTCTTGAaattattccattattttttagtGAGGACCTATTTGTGTGCTCCATGGAAAATCAGGGGTAATTGTACTTGAGGTGCAATTGGATGGATTTGTTTGTTAAAATTATGCTAAAAATGCAATCGGGAAAACTTTATTTTAGTGGGAATGTGAGATTTTCCGGCATGACAGTATGCAGAGTTTATTTGTGAAATTGATTTAATtgataaattcaaattaattggATGGTTTAGTCACTTATATGAGGAGCTTTACCCTAAAGTTTGGACACTAACTTCTTAATGATAAGCATCTGTTGAATGGGAAATGGTTGACTGTTGCTGAAATTATCGTTCCTGTGTGTTGGATTTAATGGAATGCACTAAATCTTCTGTTCAGTATATTGATTCCTAGTTGGGAATCCAGTTCCCACTTCTTTCATGACACCTATTAGTTAGTGCCGTAAAAAGGACTCATTATTTTTCAGCATGTGTGTCGGCAATGTTTCAGGAGAGGCATCTGTTTGGCAGTTCATTTCATTTCCCACATAGCCGTTTTGGAAACCTTGACTTTGGTGAGGCAATAACCAATTGTGTCAGTGTCGTTATTAGATAGTTTCGGAGATACCGAgagttaaaagataaaaatttagatttttttttagggacTTTCTTGTCATGAAATTCAGAATACGACACTTGTTTTAGGTAACTTTCATTGATATGGAATTGAATGTAGAATCCCCATCCCCAGCTCAGCCCTTTTGCCACATGAGCCACGTCTTAGGAGCAAAATAGGACATTTTTAGCCCTATTTTGTTCTTAGCCGATACATTAAACCAAACCAATTTATCTAAAGAAgattttttctttatcaaagTAGCTACTTGAGTGGGTCCATTACATGTATTtccagattttttttataattgttacaTGCTGAAATCTTCACCTTATTATTTACTGATTCTCACTGGTGATTTTGTAGTGCTGCATTTGATAAATCCTTTCAGTGTTGTGAAATGTTGTGTTCACTACTAATGAATGAGTggtaataattttcatatagtTTTGGAGTATCAACAAAAGTTAATGTCCTTATGAGCTTATCAATGTTAGTTGAGATCTCATAGGTTACTTGAGTCTAAATTCTACACAGATAATCTATCCAATCATAATAAAGTGGCAGTTAAGCTTAATAGCATAGACCAGTCTCTTTCCAGATCTTATAAGAAGTCATGACAACActgaatttgtttctttttgctACATGAATCTCAGCATGTGAGTTAGCTTTTGAAGCATCCagtttgttgtttttctttttttcatataagaTGCCTGTATGAATTGTGAtccatatttgataaaactagCACTATCAAttcatattttaactttttgtttgaTTGGACTAATTTTAAGAATTGAATTATTAGTTTTAGAGTTTCTCCTCTGGGCCTCTTTAGATTAAACTAGATTATACCAGcatttcattaaaataatttaccacTCTTACATTTAAGCtaacaatttctttttactttttgctAATGTCAGATTTATGGTTCTGGCACTCATTTCCAGATTGTTTTGCTTTTGGTGTTGAATTTTGTCAGcaactttgaaaaatatattggaTACAAAGATCCATGTCATGGATATTCttagaattgatttttttattgattttttttcctaaatttcaGTATTTTGTGATATAACATGCATACTTGTTATCCATATCCAGTATAGTGATCTTGCTGAAGCAGAACGTGCACTAATTTTAGAGAACTTTCGCCAAGCAACTATGAGGTACCAAAATGTCATTGCTCAATCGGGAGAGgacaaggaaattaaaaaaggGGAAGACAAGTCTCATATGGTTGTTGTAACAGATGCTTGCTTGCCATTTCTTGCTTCAGGGGAATCATCAATTTCTGCTCGTGTTTTGATAAATTATGAGCTACCAACAAAGAAGGTGGAGCTCTCCTTCTCTTCTAAGGACTTCATATATACCATTGTCTTCCATTTATTAGTACTATagctttttttctctttcttctttttgcaTTTCCATTTCAGAAGCAGCATTACATCCTCTTGCCATTATTTGGTTGCCTATCAATTTTATATTAggattttatttataatcatgGTGGCTGTAGTCACCTCATTTTTACAAACACGTTTGactatgttttttaaatattgttttgggtttttttaatCAGCCCCTTCTCTGGCCCACTTTTATCTTGCTCTCACTTTTACAATTCATTTGATTCTTGGCCTCCCTTTGTCACTCACATCTTTTCCCTATTAAGAATTTCAATTCTTGCTTTCTAATGATTTGGATGAAGAAAATAGCATAATGTCACACCACACTCAAATGACACCTTCACTTGCTAATATAAGATGGAGCAGAAAGGTTTTGGACACTATGCCTATGCTCAAGACATTTTCCAAAACTTGTAGTGTGGAGTGGTTCATGAATCCATCCAAAGTTGGGTGGAAGTTTTTGCAATATTGTGGAAGGCTTTGGAGTACTTTGAAATTGTGTGAAACTTTCTAGTGTTTGTAGGGACCATGGGTATCTACACTACTATGATAGCATTGTAAAGTAGGTACATAATGTAGGTTTGTAGGAAAGTTTCTGGAGAGTCTTTAGAAACCTCAAGATTTATTTCATCCTCTgggtgcctataaatagaagCAActctcatttggccaaggcaccaagacTTGCAAATAACAACACCTATATAGTTACTTAGTACCATACCATTGTATTGTTTCAAGCTTTCAAAGTGTTCCCTTCCTTCAGTTAGTATTTAAATATAGTCTAAATATGATTGggaaaaacaaattttgcaACATCAAGCAAACTCGAGTTGTCTAAGTTCCACATGGATGCTTAGGAGAGACCTAATAAGTTCAAATGCATGCCAATAACACTAGAATCCTACATGGTTTGTAGATTAAGAAGATGATAAGTTTTGCATGTATGTTGCATACTAATCACCTAA includes:
- the LOC100244066 gene encoding uncharacterized protein LOC100244066 isoform X2, which produces MGIDAAEASSPLSPSPSHSSQQRHFYVAVDRPQFKMETLVDLLELASHRPCLPIAVCCSSRDELDAVCSAVSNLPFISLASLYSDLAEAERALILENFRQATMRYQNVIAQSGEDKEIKKGEDKSHMVVVTDACLPFLASGESSISARVLINYELPTKKETYMRRMATCLGADGIVINMVVGGEVVTLKSMEESSGLTVAEMPMHISEIL
- the LOC100244066 gene encoding uncharacterized protein LOC100244066 isoform X1 — its product is MGIDAAEASSPLSPSPSHSSQQRHFYVAVDRPQFKMETLVDLLELASHRPCLPIAVCCSSRDELDAVCSAVSNLPFISLASLYSDLAEAERALILENFRQATMRYQNVIAQSGEDKEIKKGEDKSHMVVVTDACLPFLASGESSISARVLINYELPTKKETYMRRMATCLGADGIVINMVVGGEVVTLKSMEESSGLTVAEMPMHVSYYLLMHPW